TTTtctataaaaaaaacaaaaataatgttAACATTCTATAGTAAGAATTTTTACATAATTTTTAACGCTTTTAAACTAAAAGTTTTAACAAGTTAAAGCTAATCTTGAATTTGGTATGTATTATTAATACTGCATGCATCTTTTAGATTATAATCCATGTATAGCAACTTTTTTATGACAGTTGCATCAAACCCAACTTGCATGCAACTCGATTAATCCACTAAGCTACCTGGTACGACCACAAGTATATTTCTGGGTAAACCTGTGCGCTAAGACTAGAATACATTTGCTCATACTAAGCTTTATAACTGGATTTGTACCAAGGATCTCCGGATTGGTACTCTTATACCCCAAACACTCAACCGACCCCTTGGGCCATAATACCTGCATTACTAGTCCGGTAATCAAATGACACCTTATTGATGGTGCATCTATTCCCTTCGTGTTTTGGTGTATTGGTTAAATGATTCAATCAAGCTTTTCAAGATGAGATAAGATATTTAATTGCCGAGACAACTTACATACTGTTGCAGTGCAGTGCTCCATACAGCTACAAAGGCAGCAATGAAGCCTTTGGTATTAACACTCACATCAGTGACTGTGCACACAGCAACACCTAGGAGTACCACGACAATACTCAGCTTTGTGTCCCTTGAATAACGGATCTTGTCAAAGGCAACTTCTAGTAAGCAGGACACAGGGATCATACTCAACTTTGCAATCTGAGAGTGATAATGGAGATTAGTATTTGATTTCCTCAATAGAATCAGAAGAGCAGGGTCAATGTGTTGAGCATAGAATTACCTGGTAGAATCCCACCGAGTTCCACATTAAACTGATGTTCATCCCAACGATAGAGAAGTTTGCAAACAGTACAAATTTTAGAAGATCTGGAAGGGGTAAATGAGAAGCTTGGATGTACCCGAGCCACCTAAGAACAATAGTCATCAAGGTGGTTGTGGCAAAATGCATCCCGGTTAATGTTGTTGCTGCAAAGATTGTCGTAATCAAAAGCTAGAACAACGATATCACAAAAAGACTGAAAAGAATGTATAGTAATTTTAAATCTTCATCTTCACCAAGCAAAGAAACTTGTATAAGTTTTAACGCTCTTACAGCAAAACTCTCTTAGGTTCAAGTTTCTCTTAGTCTCTTCTTAATGTATATCTGCTAAGTATATGTAAATTTTGAGTTTCATTTCAAAGAAGCATGCGTTTCCCTTCTGACTTCTCTTCTTGCCAAATGTACCATAAGACTTGTTTtcattgcttttcttttttaagAACAAACACGTCTAGCTATAACACACTATAGGTCATAGAGTTTATGCATATTATGTTCCATCATTCCATGACATTATATCcttcaaattaaaaataatttaaaaaaccAATGCCGCTTGaatcttaaaaataatttaataaggaATGCTGTTCTGAAATAATGACAAATATTGCGGAGAAATTTACCAAAGAAAAAGCCATAGTTAGCCATTAAGGCCTTGTTGACAATAATAATTCCAACTGAAGTGACCACATTGAACATCCATGCAGCCACATCACCTGCAGCCTTCTTATCAGCCTTGCTTGCAGGAGCCATTTGCCTTTATCTTTTGCTGCGAGAAACAAGTTTTACCCTCCAAGCAGCAAAAAGAAGCATTCACACTTCCACATCAAAATTTCCAAATCTTCTATTTGCTCTTCCCCACCTAAAATACGTAGAAGAAAACATTATGATCCATAATTTATCAGGCAAACAGAACACTTCCCTTCTATAACCCAAAGACATAAATAAGAAAGTGGAGTTAATAATACCATTTCCATAATTGAAATGGTTAATAAGCTATAAAAGCAAAATTAGGGTAAAAGAAATACAACAACTAAAGAAAGAAACAATTCCTCGGATAATCAAGTACCAAAATAAGCTTTGAAACTCCAGCAGCAGTAACCTTCATTaatcaaaattcttttcttttcttttttccttttctttaaaacttctatttttctAGTCGAAAAGCAGTGTCAGCTAGTAAAAATCACAGCTTTGCAGAAAAGATCAATGAATTCTCAAGGATAAAACCCAAATGACCTAAATTAACTAAATCTCTCTATAATTACAACAATGactcaatcccaaactagttggaATCAACTATAAAGTTTTAAGTTCTATGCACtaacaatataataaatatttacaCAATTAGGTCGCTTATTAGGTAATTACAAGTAAATCTCTTCACAAGCATTAATTGGTAATCTAGTAAAAATAGTAACTACCCTTCTATCACAGGTTAAAATTTACTGATAGTGTAAAAAAATCTTTACACTGacaatgtatataacttaaat
This DNA window, taken from Nicotiana tabacum cultivar K326 chromosome 15, ASM71507v2, whole genome shotgun sequence, encodes the following:
- the LOC107792787 gene encoding UDP-rhamnose/UDP-galactose transporter 6, translated to MAPASKADKKAAGDVAAWMFNVVTSVGIIIVNKALMANYGFFFATTLTGMHFATTTLMTIVLRWLGYIQASHLPLPDLLKFVLFANFSIVGMNISLMWNSVGFYQIAKLSMIPVSCLLEVAFDKIRYSRDTKLSIVVVLLGVAVCTVTDVSVNTKGFIAAFVAVWSTALQQYYVHYLQRKYSLSSFNLLGHTAPVQAASLLILGPLVDYWLTNKRIDHFAFNFPSLVFIILSCTIAVGTNLSQFICIGRFTAVSFQVIGHMKTILVLILGFLFFGKEGLNIQVVVGMIIAVFGMIWYGNASSKPGGKERRSHSIKHGSDSSQVDDKV